A region of Pyxidicoccus parkwaysis DNA encodes the following proteins:
- a CDS encoding deacetylase, translating into MPRTQSINTRFRRIYRHLSGADLAVSENEDLTLEDLGLGGDSQQSRVDLVFGTYSHEGLERALRAYGLLQRVEERVGPLELRVRCEDPYRPRLVLWSRRFYVPVADVSLRKSIGAEVGLEDGLATAPLLYVDSLLLQNPARPFDWNRPPLPGQCHPGLSLSGQILDLLLLMARRIGAEALALIPSTFAAACVYERRFLFVDGAHHGRFLALKAAGQQRPRWLVAWAVELGCMRDAQGQPMPFMPTPMLSPLSRRLIHHFDAREWDDALQLHARQPLVLDEEALQQRFPWERMPPGPPPGRVAELLGYDPLAPVAAH; encoded by the coding sequence ATCAACACCCGCTTCCGCCGCATCTACCGGCACCTGAGCGGAGCGGACCTGGCTGTCTCCGAGAACGAGGACCTCACCCTGGAAGACCTCGGCCTCGGCGGAGACTCCCAGCAGTCCCGCGTCGACCTCGTCTTCGGCACCTACAGCCACGAGGGCCTGGAGCGCGCCCTGCGCGCCTATGGCCTGCTCCAGCGCGTGGAGGAGCGCGTGGGCCCGTTGGAGCTCCGCGTCCGCTGCGAGGACCCGTACCGCCCGCGCCTCGTCCTCTGGAGCCGCCGCTTCTACGTCCCCGTCGCCGACGTGAGCCTCCGCAAGAGCATCGGCGCCGAGGTGGGCCTGGAGGACGGGCTCGCCACCGCGCCGCTCCTCTACGTGGACTCGCTCCTCCTCCAGAACCCGGCCCGCCCCTTCGACTGGAACCGGCCCCCGCTGCCCGGACAGTGCCACCCCGGCCTCTCGCTCTCCGGGCAGATTCTCGACCTGCTCCTGCTCATGGCCCGCCGCATCGGCGCCGAGGCCCTGGCCCTCATTCCCTCCACCTTCGCCGCTGCCTGCGTCTACGAGCGCCGCTTCCTCTTCGTGGACGGTGCCCACCACGGGCGCTTCCTCGCCTTGAAGGCCGCCGGTCAGCAACGCCCCCGCTGGCTCGTCGCCTGGGCGGTGGAACTGGGCTGCATGCGCGACGCCCAGGGCCAGCCCATGCCCTTCATGCCCACCCCCATGCTGTCTCCCCTCAGCCGCCGGCTCATCCACCACTTCGACGCGCGCGAGTGGGACGACGCACTCCAGCTCCATGCCCGGCAGCCGCTCGTCCTGGACGAGGAGGCGCTCCAGCAGCGCTTCCCCTGGGAGCGCATGCCGCCTGGGCCGCCGCCCGGGCGGGTGGCGGAGTTGCTCGGGTATGATCCGCTCGCGCCCGTCGCCGCGCACTGA